The genomic interval CAATGATCCCTTGCAGAGTAGCCAGGGAAGATGCAATCTGTTCCTGTGTTTTTATCCGGTCTGATACATTATTGAAAACCGCTACCGCTCCAATCAGTTTTCCGCTAGCATCTGTTAAAGGACTCGCATTCATAATTATAAATACGCCTTCTTTTGTTTTTTTGTGTTTATAATATCCCAGATGGTCAAATACAGTTTCCCCACTCAGGGCTTTTATGACAGGAATTTCTTCCGGAGGAAGAATGGTTTTTTTATCGGGATAAAAAGATTCTACCTGCTGCGCCCATTCCTCATAATTTTTTGTAGACAGATCGATTGGAATGGCTGTACGGGCTGTTTTATTGGAAAGTACAAAATTCTTTTCCAAGTCTATCACCATTACCCCTTCCTGCATACAGTCAAATACCAGCTTCAGCAGGTTTTTCTGTTCCCTGAGTTTTACTTCAGTATTTTTAAGTTCATTAATTATTCGCGTAATCACCAGTACACCTGATATTGCTCCATCTGAATAGTCGGGAAACATCATCGTCTGGAAATGGACGGTATGGGTAGGAAGGTTTACATGATTATGATGCATCACTTCTTTGCCAGTATCCAGAACCTGCTGTAAATCATTCGTCCACTGGGTAAAATTTTCCTGCGAAATACCAAGCAAAGGAGCCATTTCTTTGGTGGTTTTTCCCAGAAACTGACCCGTAGTCAACTTCTTAGCCTGCCTGAGCAATTCCTGGTTTACAAAAGTGAACCGTAACTGTTTGTCAAATCTGGAAATCAGATCGCCTGACTGATTAACCATACTTGTCAGGGAATCCAGGGAAATAGAAGGTGCTTTCTTTGCTGTCTCCTTTGTTTCTTTTGCTTTCGGACCAGGTTGATTTTGTAGTTGAATAAAATAGAGTAAATTATCCTGATTCAGGTGTGTTTTCCAGGTGATGGGAGCAGTTTTAACGGTATTGGTGCGCAAAGCAAATGTCAGTTCTTTTGTTTCTCCATTATTCAGAGAAGTAATCAATGCATGTACCTCTTTCAGGGCTTTGGCAGGTATAAATTTTTGCAAAGGATCGTTGGCCCATACCGGAATACCTGCCAGTTGTTCAAAGGCATCATTCCATTTCACCAATAGCAGATCAGGTGTTAAACAACATTGGGCCAGCGGAGATAACTGAAAAAAGATTTCTGCATCCATGATACGTCCAGTATAGAGAAGCTAAGCAGCTTGGTTTTAAGGTAGTAAAATTATGATCAATAACAGATTGCCCTCTTTAAATGTAATACGAATTTTAATAATGGTACTGCTCTATTTTTGGGGAGTTAATGCTGCTTTATTCGGGAGTAAATTCATAGGTAGAATAAATACGGGATATTTACTCAGTAAGATTCACTTGTCCTTATAGGCGTTCAAATAATATATTTTTACCAGAATTTGGAAGATATATTATTTTCAATTTATCTTAGCGAGTAAGATATTTATTTTCTAAGATAAATTTGTTATGCCTAGAGAATTTGACCAAAAAACAATTGCTTCTATCAACAGTATGGCCAGGCAATTTTCAGATGCTACAATTCTGATGCATGAAGCCATTGCCAGGGAAGTAGGCTTATCCGGAACAGACCATAAATATCTGGGAATCCTGATACAACAGGGTGAAATGACTGCTGGAGAACTTGCCAGATTCACTGGTCTAACAACTGGTGCGGTAACTGGCCTCATAGACCGGTTTGAGAAAAAAGGGCTGGTAAGCAGACGTTTTGACAAAGAAGACCGGAGGAAGGTCGTAATTGTGCCGGATACTGAAAAGGCCAATAGTCTGCTGAGAGGCATTTTCTCTCAAATTCAAACCAAAACTTTAGATATGCTTTCAAATTTTAATGAGCAAGAACTCACAATCATTGAGCGGTATTTGACAGCTGCCATTGCCATGATGAAAGAGACCACCACACAGTTAAATGAAAATGCAAAAAACACAACCCTATGAATGATATTACGCAGCACTATATAAACAGAGCAGAAATATGGCTCCTGATTACTACCCTAGTTTATTTTCTGATGAACGGAGCACAGATTTTTGAAACCGCCGTGATCGTACCCAAATGGACAGCTTCTCCACCGGAATCATTCCAGCTGTTTAAAGGCAAATATGGACTGGATTTTAAACCTTTCTGGATTGGCCTGCATTCCATTCATGAAATTACTTTTATTCTGGCCATTATTTTTTGCTGGAAACTGGAGATCAGAAACTGGCTCCTGGTTCTGTTTGCCCTTCACTTTGCCGTACGGGTGTGGACATTGATCTACTTTGCTCCCAATATTATTGAGTTTCAGAAAATTGCGAATAAAAGCGGGTTAGAGACGGATCTGCTCAGCCGTGCTGCTATCTGGAGAAATTTGAATTATATCCGGGTAGGTATTTTTATAGCGGTTTCCATCGGACTCATTCCTTTGTATCTGAAATTGTTGCAACTGAAAGTTAATTAGACAGTAAAAAGTTGTTGACAATTCGTTGTTAGTGGTTGGGATTATAAAATAAAGCGAGACGGTTATTTGTATTTTTAGATATTCTAAACCAAAATCTCTCAATTACTTATAGCATGATTACCTGTTATTACTAACACCGAATAACTAATAACCATTAATGGTGTCTATTCTTTAACCGCTACAACCCTGATTCTTTTATAGTCGGCATACCATTTTCCGTTGGTAAAAAGCTCTCCTTTTACCATCTCCTGTACTTCCTGTTTGATCTGTTCTTTTGCTTCGGCTGGAATTCCGTTGAAAAAAGCATTTCCGAACATTTCAAGCCAGTCTTGAATGCCTTTGTTACTGTCTGCTAATTCAGTAGGCCGGTCGTAGTGCTGCGCAAAAGTTACCCGGAATCCATGCTTTTCAAGCAGTGTGGTATATTCTCCAATGGAGGGAAAATAAAATATTTCGGCCTGTGCATTTTTTACAAATCCATACTTAGTAAGTGTTTTTCTGAGTTCATTCAGTATGGTTTGTACATTGCCTTTTCCGCCAAACTCAGCGACTATTCTTCCGCCTGGTTTCAAATTCCGGTACATACATTTGATGGCTTGTTCTTTTTGTACGACCCAGTGTAAAACAGCATTAGAGAAAATGGCATCGAATAACTGGGCAAATTCAAAATCGGTGGCATTCATTACCAGAAACTCAATGCCGGGATATTTTTGCCGGGCATCATCAATCATTTCCCTGGAACTATCCATACCGACTATGTCTACTCCCAATTCTTTCAATTTAGCAGTTAATTGTCCTGAACCGCATCCAAGGTCTAATATACGTTCACCTGCTTTCGGTGCTAATAGTTCCAGTAAACTCTCGCCGTACTGATACACAAAGGAATGTTTGTCATTATAGAGATTAGCTTTCCAGATAGTATTTGTCTCTTTCATGTCTGAGCAATTGTAGTGTGAAATGTTTTAGTCAATATTAGGTTGGGCAATATATTCAAAGGTATCCAGATTTAGGGCACACAGGTTACCGGTCATATTTTCCATTTGTAGTTTAAGTTTTTCTTCTTTGGAATAATAAAGGCCATAATAGCAACCATTATCCAAAGGAATAATTTTATTTCTGTTTTCTATTTTGGATTTTATCTCATGCAGGTCTTTAATCTGATGGCTGTGAATAATCGTTTTAGTAGTGGGATTATCCGTAAAATTACGCATCCACACCATACTGGTATAATCGGTAAAAGGATTATGGTTTTTAAAATCAAACCCTGCATGTACCAAGTAAAAGTTATCTAATTCGTAGTAATAGGGCAAACTTTCCAGAAATTCGGCATAAGCAGGAATAAGGTCACCTGATGCATCCAGCAGTTCATAGGCGCTCATCATTCTGGAAGCTATTGGTTTTTCTTTACCAGTACCTTTAACATTTAGGTTGTACTGCCAGGCATCCAGCAGCATTTGTTCATGGTTGCCAAGCAAGGGATAAATCTGGTATTC from Rhodocytophaga rosea carries:
- a CDS encoding transposase, whose translation is MNDITQHYINRAEIWLLITTLVYFLMNGAQIFETAVIVPKWTASPPESFQLFKGKYGLDFKPFWIGLHSIHEITFILAIIFCWKLEIRNWLLVLFALHFAVRVWTLIYFAPNIIEFQKIANKSGLETDLLSRAAIWRNLNYIRVGIFIAVSIGLIPLYLKLLQLKVN
- a CDS encoding class I SAM-dependent methyltransferase; this translates as MKETNTIWKANLYNDKHSFVYQYGESLLELLAPKAGERILDLGCGSGQLTAKLKELGVDIVGMDSSREMIDDARQKYPGIEFLVMNATDFEFAQLFDAIFSNAVLHWVVQKEQAIKCMYRNLKPGGRIVAEFGGKGNVQTILNELRKTLTKYGFVKNAQAEIFYFPSIGEYTTLLEKHGFRVTFAQHYDRPTELADSNKGIQDWLEMFGNAFFNGIPAEAKEQIKQEVQEMVKGELFTNGKWYADYKRIRVVAVKE
- a CDS encoding MarR family winged helix-turn-helix transcriptional regulator gives rise to the protein MPREFDQKTIASINSMARQFSDATILMHEAIAREVGLSGTDHKYLGILIQQGEMTAGELARFTGLTTGAVTGLIDRFEKKGLVSRRFDKEDRRKVVIVPDTEKANSLLRGIFSQIQTKTLDMLSNFNEQELTIIERYLTAAIAMMKETTTQLNENAKNTTL
- a CDS encoding metallophosphoesterase family protein, with protein sequence MTKILTNPAGGRRWVIADIHGCLQTLKTLVEQRISLTKADQLFLLGDYIDRGKHSAGVLDYLMGLVSEEYQIYPLLGNHEQMLLDAWQYNLNVKGTGKEKPIASRMMSAYELLDASGDLIPAYAEFLESLPYYYELDNFYLVHAGFDFKNHNPFTDYTSMVWMRNFTDNPTTKTIIHSHQIKDLHEIKSKIENRNKIIPLDNGCYYGLYYSKEEKLKLQMENMTGNLCALNLDTFEYIAQPNID
- a CDS encoding PAS domain-containing protein; this encodes MDAEIFFQLSPLAQCCLTPDLLLVKWNDAFEQLAGIPVWANDPLQKFIPAKALKEVHALITSLNNGETKELTFALRTNTVKTAPITWKTHLNQDNLLYFIQLQNQPGPKAKETKETAKKAPSISLDSLTSMVNQSGDLISRFDKQLRFTFVNQELLRQAKKLTTGQFLGKTTKEMAPLLGISQENFTQWTNDLQQVLDTGKEVMHHNHVNLPTHTVHFQTMMFPDYSDGAISGVLVITRIINELKNTEVKLREQKNLLKLVFDCMQEGVMVIDLEKNFVLSNKTARTAIPIDLSTKNYEEWAQQVESFYPDKKTILPPEEIPVIKALSGETVFDHLGYYKHKKTKEGVFIIMNASPLTDASGKLIGAVAVFNNVSDRIKTQEQIASSLATLQGIIESTQDMVVAIDKNYSILAINSPGRKSFANVAGKLIDKDSNLIEVLANRPDLAEGVKLSWYRALQGETYMMMHEAEMGSNDTRYFESVYSPMYDAKGSVIGATMVGREVTEKLEQESEIKELVNRLMKLNQQFEEKNKALLAGEEELSAANEELKTQQEELQHTVDELAARNFELDQLVYKMSHDIRSPLTSVLGLTNVMKVDPDQSQWPVYINHIENRVLTLDRFVQSMISYAKANRNVTEAQLIDFGALLEQSKHDLAYMKGFDSIDITLEYKGENSAFYGDLFRLKILFNNIVSNAIKYQNPYAESHYLQVLVDQTPKQAVLTFTDNGIGIKEDHIAKIFDMFYRATEHTDGSGLGLYIVKQTVEKMKGKISLESQYGKMTKFIVVLPNMEKA